Proteins from one Planctomyces sp. SH-PL62 genomic window:
- a CDS encoding Gfo/Idh/MocA family protein yields MSNRRDFLGTLAAGAALAGASARVSAATSGGGAGRVIGANDRIRFGLIGAGSRGKEILKAALTCPNVEVVAVADAYTGRFDEARKIAPDVATMQDHRKLLDDASIDAVLIATPQHLHARHFVDAVGAGKDVYQEKTMAFNAEHARQMRNALDGSGRVVQVGLQWNSSGGVQKVREQVKAGELGAISLLETHHFRQTPYGGWTREVPKDFDASQVDWNAFQGDAKRVPFDADRLFNWRFYWDYSGGNVYENMVHIAAFWFAALDLSIPETVSSTGGNFQSPRMNPPDAFQVTMKHPENLLFTFTSMFGNGFYGEGRNLLFGTKGTLVHSLADLMHVVPNGKKVERDAPEGSFKNPTGLHLQNFFDCVRSRSEPNSPFELGFRTAVACRMAIEAYRRGTTVRWDPATEEIV; encoded by the coding sequence ATGTCGAATCGTCGCGATTTCCTGGGGACGTTGGCGGCGGGCGCGGCGCTCGCGGGCGCGTCGGCGAGGGTTTCGGCCGCGACCTCCGGGGGGGGGGCCGGCCGGGTCATCGGGGCCAACGACCGGATCCGGTTCGGCCTCATCGGGGCCGGGTCGCGGGGCAAGGAGATCCTCAAGGCGGCCCTGACCTGCCCCAACGTCGAGGTCGTCGCCGTCGCCGACGCCTACACCGGCCGGTTCGACGAGGCCAGGAAGATCGCGCCCGACGTCGCGACGATGCAGGACCACCGCAAGCTGCTCGACGATGCGTCGATCGACGCCGTCCTCATCGCCACGCCCCAGCACCTCCACGCCCGCCATTTCGTCGACGCCGTCGGGGCCGGCAAGGACGTCTATCAAGAGAAGACCATGGCCTTCAACGCCGAGCACGCGCGCCAGATGCGCAACGCGCTCGACGGCTCGGGCCGGGTCGTCCAGGTCGGGCTCCAGTGGAATTCCAGCGGCGGCGTGCAGAAGGTCCGCGAACAGGTGAAGGCGGGCGAACTGGGGGCGATCTCGCTGCTGGAGACCCACCACTTCCGCCAGACCCCGTACGGCGGCTGGACCCGAGAAGTCCCCAAGGACTTCGACGCCTCGCAGGTCGACTGGAACGCCTTCCAGGGGGACGCCAAGCGAGTCCCGTTCGACGCCGACCGGCTGTTCAACTGGCGGTTCTACTGGGACTACTCCGGCGGCAACGTCTACGAGAACATGGTCCACATCGCGGCCTTCTGGTTCGCCGCGCTCGACCTCTCGATCCCCGAGACCGTCAGCTCCACCGGCGGCAACTTCCAGTCCCCCAGGATGAACCCGCCCGACGCCTTCCAGGTGACGATGAAGCACCCGGAGAACCTCCTCTTCACCTTCACCTCGATGTTCGGCAACGGCTTCTACGGCGAGGGCCGCAACCTGCTGTTCGGCACCAAGGGGACCCTGGTCCACTCGCTGGCCGACCTGATGCACGTCGTCCCGAACGGCAAGAAGGTGGAGCGGGACGCCCCCGAGGGGAGCTTCAAGAACCCCACCGGGCTGCACCTCCAGAACTTCTTCGACTGCGTCCGCAGCCGGAGCGAGCCGAACTCCCCCTTCGAGCTGGGCTTCCGCACCGCCGTCGCCTGCCGCATGGCCATCGAAGCCTACCGCCGCGGCACGACCGTCCGCTGGGACCCCGCGACCGAAGAGATCGTCTGA
- a CDS encoding DUF1501 domain-containing protein, producing MLDLYDRDARLNRRSFLRIGGTAAIGAGGLSLSDLASLRARAETIPGVLTGKSVIFLFLHGGPSQFETFDPKMNMPDRIRSATGELATSLPGVTFGRSFPGLAARADRLNIVRSYVPGDANHDLKPLVGRDSFGSNLGSVYSRVAGANDPGTGMPTNVVLFPRAVDPSARPVTTSFGRFNATGPLSAAHAPFDPSQGGDAAGSLSLAFPRERLDDRRALLASLDGLARRLDSDRTLEGVEGMWDQACRLLNGGLAEAFDLGREDPRLVARYDTAPLVKPDAIDKKWKNHRNYADNARSLGKLLLLARRLCERGCGFVTVTTNFVWDMHADENNATMEEGMRYMGPPLDHALSAFVDDLHARGLDEKILLVACGEMGRSPRINGQGGRDHWGNLGPLLLTGGGLPSGQVIGLSNRDGSAPQSQAVTARHLIATIMHTLFDVAQLRLVPSLPREFSQTMIGWEPIPGLFA from the coding sequence ATGCTGGACCTGTACGATCGGGATGCCCGACTCAATCGCCGATCCTTCCTGCGCATCGGCGGCACGGCCGCGATCGGCGCCGGGGGGCTGAGCCTGTCGGACCTGGCCTCGCTGCGGGCCCGGGCTGAGACGATCCCGGGCGTGCTGACGGGGAAGTCGGTCATCTTCCTCTTCCTGCACGGCGGGCCGAGCCAGTTCGAGACGTTCGACCCCAAGATGAACATGCCGGACCGGATCCGGAGCGCCACGGGCGAACTCGCCACGAGCCTGCCGGGGGTCACCTTCGGGCGGTCGTTCCCCGGCCTGGCCGCGAGGGCCGATCGGCTCAACATCGTCCGGTCGTACGTGCCGGGCGACGCCAACCACGACCTGAAGCCGCTGGTCGGCCGCGACAGCTTCGGTTCGAATCTCGGCTCGGTGTACTCGCGGGTCGCCGGCGCCAACGACCCTGGGACCGGGATGCCGACCAACGTCGTCCTCTTCCCCCGCGCCGTCGACCCCTCGGCGCGGCCCGTCACGACGAGCTTCGGCCGGTTCAACGCGACCGGCCCGCTCTCCGCGGCCCACGCCCCGTTCGACCCTAGCCAGGGGGGAGACGCCGCCGGCTCCCTGAGCCTGGCCTTCCCCCGCGAGCGGCTCGACGACCGCCGCGCCCTGCTCGCCTCGCTGGACGGGCTGGCGCGCCGGCTCGACAGCGACCGGACGCTCGAAGGGGTCGAGGGGATGTGGGACCAGGCCTGCCGGCTCCTCAACGGCGGGCTGGCCGAGGCGTTCGACCTGGGCCGGGAAGACCCCCGGCTCGTGGCCCGATACGACACCGCGCCCCTGGTCAAGCCCGACGCCATCGACAAGAAGTGGAAGAACCACAGGAACTACGCCGACAACGCCAGATCGCTGGGCAAGCTGCTGCTGCTCGCCCGCCGCCTCTGCGAGCGCGGCTGCGGGTTCGTCACGGTGACGACCAACTTCGTCTGGGACATGCACGCCGACGAGAACAACGCCACGATGGAAGAGGGGATGCGCTACATGGGCCCCCCGCTCGACCACGCCCTCTCCGCGTTCGTCGACGACCTGCACGCCCGAGGGCTCGACGAGAAGATCCTGCTCGTCGCCTGCGGCGAGATGGGCCGATCGCCCCGGATCAACGGCCAGGGAGGGCGCGACCACTGGGGGAACCTCGGCCCCCTGCTCCTGACCGGCGGGGGCCTCCCCTCCGGCCAGGTGATCGGCCTCTCCAATCGAGACGGCTCCGCGCCGCAGTCGCAGGCCGTCACCGCCCGCCACCTGATCGCCACCATCATGCACACCCTGTTCGACGTCGCCCAGCTCCGCCTCGTCCCCAGCCTCCCCCGCGAGTTCTCCCAGACCATGATCGGCTGGGAACCGATCCCCGGGCTCTTCGCCTGA